The proteins below come from a single Eptesicus fuscus isolate TK198812 chromosome 5, DD_ASM_mEF_20220401, whole genome shotgun sequence genomic window:
- the ATXN3 gene encoding ataxin-3 isoform X3, with product MESIFHEKQEGSLCAQHCLNNLLQGEYFSPVELSSIAHQLDEEERMRMAEGGVTSEDYRTFLQQPSGNMDDSGFFSIQVISNALKVWGLELILFNSPEYQRLRIDPINERSFICNYKEHWFTVRKLGKQWFNLNSLLTGPELISDTYLALFLAQLQQEGYSIFVVKGDLPDCEADQLLQMIRVQQMHRPKLIGEELAQVKDKRVQTMDLEQTLEVNDGPGVLDEEEEDLQRALALSRQQIDMEDEEADLRRAIQLSMQGSSRNTPQDVPQTSGTQLTSEELRKRREAYFENHSSEVYEGKF from the exons CAAGAAGGCTCACTTTGTGCTCAGCATTGCTTGAATAATCTATTGCAAGGAGAATATTTTAGCCCTGTGGAATTATCTTCTATTGCACATCAACTAGATGAAGAAGAGAGGATGAGGATGGCAGAAGGCGGAGTTACTAGCGAAGACTATCGCACGTTTTTACAG CAGCCTTCTGGGAATATGGATGATAGTGGTTTTTTCTCTATTCAA GTTATAAGCAATGCCTTGAAAGTTTGGGGTTTAGAACTAATCCTGTTCAACAGTCCAGAGTATCAGAGGCTCAGGATCGATCCCAT aaaTGAAAGATCATTTATATGCAATTATAAAGAACACTGGTTTACAGTTAGAAAATTAGGAAAACAG tggttCAACTTGAATTCTCTCTTGACGGGTCCAGAATTAATATCAGACACATACCTTGCACTTTTTTTggctcaattacaacaggaag gTTATTCTATATTTGTTGTTAAGGGTGATCTGCCAGATTGTGAAGCTGACCAACTCCTACAGATGATCAGGGTCCAACAGATGCATCGACCAAAACTTATTGGAGAAGAATTAGCACAAGTAAAAGATAAGAG AGTCCAGACAATGGATTTGGAACAAACCTTAGAAGTAAATGATGGGCCAGGAGTGttagatgaagaggaggaggatttgCAGCGGGCTCTGGCCCTAAGTCGCCAACAGATTGACATGGAAGATGAGGAAGCAGATCTCCGCAGGGCTATTCAGCTCAGTATGCAAG gtaGTTCCAGAAATACACCCCAAGATGTTCCACAGACATCAGGTACACAGCTTACTTCAGAAGAGCTACGGAAGAGAAGAGAAGCCTACTTTGAAAA tcacaGCTCAGAAGTATATGAAGGAAAGTTCTGA
- the ATXN3 gene encoding ataxin-3 isoform X4 — MIRVQQMHRPKLIGEELAQVKDKRVQTMDLEQTLEVNDGPGVLDEEEEDLQRALALSRQQIDMEDEEADLRRAIQLSMQGSSRNTPQDVPQTSGTQLTSEELRKRREAYFEKQQQQQQQQDPPGQLSHPRETPTTSSRAVGSDPGDMSEEDMLQAAVTMSLETVRNNFITEEKK, encoded by the exons ATGATCAGGGTCCAACAGATGCATCGACCAAAACTTATTGGAGAAGAATTAGCACAAGTAAAAGATAAGAG AGTCCAGACAATGGATTTGGAACAAACCTTAGAAGTAAATGATGGGCCAGGAGTGttagatgaagaggaggaggatttgCAGCGGGCTCTGGCCCTAAGTCGCCAACAGATTGACATGGAAGATGAGGAAGCAGATCTCCGCAGGGCTATTCAGCTCAGTATGCAAG gtaGTTCCAGAAATACACCCCAAGATGTTCCACAGACATCAGGTACACAGCTTACTTCAGAAGAGCTACGGAAGAGAAGAGAAGCCTACTTTGAAAA gcagcaacagcagcagcagcagcaggacccaCCAGGACAGCTTTCGCACCCACGTGAAACACCAACCACAAGTTCCAGAGCAGTTGGCAGTGACCCAG GTGATATGAGTGAAGAAGACATGCTTCAGGCAGCTGTGACCATGTCTTTAGAAACTGTTAGAAATAATTTCATAAccgaagaaaaaaaataa
- the ATXN3 gene encoding ataxin-3 isoform X1, with translation MESIFHEKQEGSLCAQHCLNNLLQGEYFSPVELSSIAHQLDEEERMRMAEGGVTSEDYRTFLQQPSGNMDDSGFFSIQVISNALKVWGLELILFNSPEYQRLRIDPINERSFICNYKEHWFTVRKLGKQWFNLNSLLTGPELISDTYLALFLAQLQQEGYSIFVVKGDLPDCEADQLLQMIRVQQMHRPKLIGEELAQVKDKRVQTMDLEQTLEVNDGPGVLDEEEEDLQRALALSRQQIDMEDEEADLRRAIQLSMQGSSRNTPQDVPQTSGTQLTSEELRKRREAYFEKQQQQQQQQDPPGQLSHPRETPTTSSRAVGSDPGDMSEEDMLQAAVTMSLETVRNNFITEEKK, from the exons CAAGAAGGCTCACTTTGTGCTCAGCATTGCTTGAATAATCTATTGCAAGGAGAATATTTTAGCCCTGTGGAATTATCTTCTATTGCACATCAACTAGATGAAGAAGAGAGGATGAGGATGGCAGAAGGCGGAGTTACTAGCGAAGACTATCGCACGTTTTTACAG CAGCCTTCTGGGAATATGGATGATAGTGGTTTTTTCTCTATTCAA GTTATAAGCAATGCCTTGAAAGTTTGGGGTTTAGAACTAATCCTGTTCAACAGTCCAGAGTATCAGAGGCTCAGGATCGATCCCAT aaaTGAAAGATCATTTATATGCAATTATAAAGAACACTGGTTTACAGTTAGAAAATTAGGAAAACAG tggttCAACTTGAATTCTCTCTTGACGGGTCCAGAATTAATATCAGACACATACCTTGCACTTTTTTTggctcaattacaacaggaag gTTATTCTATATTTGTTGTTAAGGGTGATCTGCCAGATTGTGAAGCTGACCAACTCCTACAGATGATCAGGGTCCAACAGATGCATCGACCAAAACTTATTGGAGAAGAATTAGCACAAGTAAAAGATAAGAG AGTCCAGACAATGGATTTGGAACAAACCTTAGAAGTAAATGATGGGCCAGGAGTGttagatgaagaggaggaggatttgCAGCGGGCTCTGGCCCTAAGTCGCCAACAGATTGACATGGAAGATGAGGAAGCAGATCTCCGCAGGGCTATTCAGCTCAGTATGCAAG gtaGTTCCAGAAATACACCCCAAGATGTTCCACAGACATCAGGTACACAGCTTACTTCAGAAGAGCTACGGAAGAGAAGAGAAGCCTACTTTGAAAA gcagcaacagcagcagcagcagcaggacccaCCAGGACAGCTTTCGCACCCACGTGAAACACCAACCACAAGTTCCAGAGCAGTTGGCAGTGACCCAG GTGATATGAGTGAAGAAGACATGCTTCAGGCAGCTGTGACCATGTCTTTAGAAACTGTTAGAAATAATTTCATAAccgaagaaaaaaaataa
- the ATXN3 gene encoding ataxin-3 isoform X2, which produces MRMAEGGVTSEDYRTFLQQPSGNMDDSGFFSIQVISNALKVWGLELILFNSPEYQRLRIDPINERSFICNYKEHWFTVRKLGKQWFNLNSLLTGPELISDTYLALFLAQLQQEGYSIFVVKGDLPDCEADQLLQMIRVQQMHRPKLIGEELAQVKDKRVQTMDLEQTLEVNDGPGVLDEEEEDLQRALALSRQQIDMEDEEADLRRAIQLSMQGSSRNTPQDVPQTSGTQLTSEELRKRREAYFEKQQQQQQQQDPPGQLSHPRETPTTSSRAVGSDPGDMSEEDMLQAAVTMSLETVRNNFITEEKK; this is translated from the exons ATGAGGATGGCAGAAGGCGGAGTTACTAGCGAAGACTATCGCACGTTTTTACAG CAGCCTTCTGGGAATATGGATGATAGTGGTTTTTTCTCTATTCAA GTTATAAGCAATGCCTTGAAAGTTTGGGGTTTAGAACTAATCCTGTTCAACAGTCCAGAGTATCAGAGGCTCAGGATCGATCCCAT aaaTGAAAGATCATTTATATGCAATTATAAAGAACACTGGTTTACAGTTAGAAAATTAGGAAAACAG tggttCAACTTGAATTCTCTCTTGACGGGTCCAGAATTAATATCAGACACATACCTTGCACTTTTTTTggctcaattacaacaggaag gTTATTCTATATTTGTTGTTAAGGGTGATCTGCCAGATTGTGAAGCTGACCAACTCCTACAGATGATCAGGGTCCAACAGATGCATCGACCAAAACTTATTGGAGAAGAATTAGCACAAGTAAAAGATAAGAG AGTCCAGACAATGGATTTGGAACAAACCTTAGAAGTAAATGATGGGCCAGGAGTGttagatgaagaggaggaggatttgCAGCGGGCTCTGGCCCTAAGTCGCCAACAGATTGACATGGAAGATGAGGAAGCAGATCTCCGCAGGGCTATTCAGCTCAGTATGCAAG gtaGTTCCAGAAATACACCCCAAGATGTTCCACAGACATCAGGTACACAGCTTACTTCAGAAGAGCTACGGAAGAGAAGAGAAGCCTACTTTGAAAA gcagcaacagcagcagcagcagcaggacccaCCAGGACAGCTTTCGCACCCACGTGAAACACCAACCACAAGTTCCAGAGCAGTTGGCAGTGACCCAG GTGATATGAGTGAAGAAGACATGCTTCAGGCAGCTGTGACCATGTCTTTAGAAACTGTTAGAAATAATTTCATAAccgaagaaaaaaaataa